AGCACAATCACCCCGATCATTTCGTGAAGTGGACCGGGGTATTCCCACCCCATGATTTCATTGTGATTGAGCTCGGGATAGACGTTACCAGAGGCCAGCCGTTTGGCATTCTCCTGGATCTGACAGCGCCAGCGCAGGTTGACCGCTTCCATGAGCCCGGTACCACTGTAGATGAATGGTAGGCGATCCTGCAACGCCTCGGCCAGCTCCAGCGCATCGTTGCCCGCAGGATCACTGAAGACAGCCGTCTGGCCCTCCAGCAGTTCCTGGGTTTCATTCCAGGCAGCCTCGTCAGGCTCCACCAGCCCTATATGCTCGGCGATGGTCAGCAGTGCGGTAAACGAATAGCCCAGCGCAGCTCGGGGTTGCAGTCCGCCTGGAATCTCCAGATAAGGTACACCTTCAGCCCGGGCACGACGTAGCAACTCGCCACCTGAAGCCACACAGACGACCGTTGCACCACGCGCCCGGGCCTCTTCAAAAGCGGCCAGCGTCTCTTCGGTGTTGCCAGAATAGCTGGAAGCAATAACCACGGTACGTGCTGTAACAAAACCCGGCAAGCGATAATGACGGACGATCGTCACCGGCAGCCGAGCTGTGTCGGCTACCAGCGTGCGCAGCAGATCACCGCCAATAGCCGACCCTCCCATTCCTGCGACGACCAGGTGATCTTTGCCATCCAGGGTAAAGCCCGGATCGAACGCTTGAGCCAGTGCGCGTCCCCGACGCCACTGCTCTGGAAAATCCCGAAGGGCGTCGTACATCCCCTGGGGATCTACGCGGCGAATCTCTTCAAGTCGCATGGTACTACGGGTACTGCATTTATTTGGGGATCATCAGGACTCCTGCAAACTGGAAGCTGTGGAACGCTCGTTTCCGGCTGCAGGCTCTTCGGGCTGCATGTATTGCAGCAGCCCACACCCATGTTCTTGCAGCCACTTGTTGACCAGCGCTGCCACCTCGGCCGCCGTACGGCACTGCAGGGCCTGCGCTGCCAGCTCCTGGGCCTCATTGAACTGCATGGCCCGGATGACTCGTTTCACTTCAGGCAAATACGGCGGCGAAGCGCTGAACTCGTCCAGCCCCATACCGGCCAGAATCGGCGTGGCCTGCGGATCACCGGCCAACTCGCCACAGAGGCTCACAGGAATACCATGGCGGTGAGCCGCCTCGATCGTATGTTGGATCAATCGCAGCACAGCCGGATGCAAGGCTTCGTAGAGCTGCGCCACCAGATCATTGCCCCGATCGACAGCCAGCGTATACTGCGTCAGGTCGTTGGTGCCAATAGAGAAGAAGTCGGCTTCTTCGGCAAACAGGTCAGCCATAAGCGCCACGGAAGGCACCTCGACCATGATACCGACCAGCACGGCCTCATCGAACGACTCTCCACGCGTCCGCAACTCATCCTTGACTTGCTCCAGCACCTCCAGAAACCGATGATACTCATCCAATGCCGTTACCATAGGCACCAGAATACGTACCGGTCCATACGCGCTGACTCGAAGCAGTGCTCGCAATTGCGGCAGCAGCAGCTCAGGACGATCCAGCAAAACGCGCAGCCCTCGCCACCCCAGGAAGGGATTATGTTCACGATGCGCAATGGGCAGCATCTTGTCCCCCCCCAGGTCGAGCAGTCGAAACGTTGTGGGCGCCGGCTTGACCTGTTCGACGATCTGGCGATAAATGTGTAGCTGATAATCCTCCGAGATGTTCAGCGGTCCTCGCATCAAAAACAGCACTTCCGTACGGAACAGGCCAATACCTTCG
The genomic region above belongs to Rhodothermus sp. and contains:
- a CDS encoding bifunctional phosphoglucose/phosphomannose isomerase, whose product is MRLEEIRRVDPQGMYDALRDFPEQWRRGRALAQAFDPGFTLDGKDHLVVAGMGGSAIGGDLLRTLVADTARLPVTIVRHYRLPGFVTARTVVIASSYSGNTEETLAAFEEARARGATVVCVASGGELLRRARAEGVPYLEIPGGLQPRAALGYSFTALLTIAEHIGLVEPDEAAWNETQELLEGQTAVFSDPAGNDALELAEALQDRLPFIYSGTGLMEAVNLRWRCQIQENAKRLASGNVYPELNHNEIMGWEYPGPLHEMIGVIVLRDRDDHPRVQQRMEVTRALISDRAGYWAEVQSQGESRLARMMSLVNLGDWVSLYLAVLLGVDPTPVPLIGQLKETLARV
- the ptsP gene encoding phosphoenolpyruvate--protein phosphotransferase codes for the protein DVKERLIRHLRREKLLSAVHPEHIIVAENLSAADVVLFSRRGILGCATDHGGPTSHVSIMARALGVPAVVSLHGLSDSVQTGDLIILDGIQGRVVVNPRPETLTLYRTRQERYRRLLQDQQHLIPLPAETLDGRRFILRANLELIEELDLLKKYGAEGIGLFRTEVLFLMRGPLNISEDYQLHIYRQIVEQVKPAPTTFRLLDLGGDKMLPIAHREHNPFLGWRGLRVLLDRPELLLPQLRALLRVSAYGPVRILVPMVTALDEYHRFLEVLEQVKDELRTRGESFDEAVLVGIMVEVPSVALMADLFAEEADFFSIGTNDLTQYTLAVDRGNDLVAQLYEALHPAVLRLIQHTIEAAHRHGIPVSLCGELAGDPQATPILAGMGLDEFSASPPYLPEVKRVIRAMQFNEAQELAAQALQCRTAAEVAALVNKWLQEHGCGLLQYMQPEEPAAGNERSTASSLQES